The Manihot esculenta cultivar AM560-2 chromosome 1, M.esculenta_v8, whole genome shotgun sequence genome has a window encoding:
- the LOC110617741 gene encoding DNA-directed RNA polymerase III subunit RPC8 isoform X4, with protein MFYLSLIEHTLRLPPSLLSLPLQDAIKQELENTFLDKVIANLGLCISVYDIRKLEGGFIFPGDGASTYVVEFRMVVFRPFVGEIIAAKLKESNKDGLRSHRLPNPSIYERDPGNRYQVVWSWEYDSEDNNKFIIDGLDEIKFRVENVEYPPVPIEQPEKPFAPMVITGTLDDDGLGPVSWW; from the exons ATGTTCTACCTCAGTCTAATAGAGCATACTTTGCGTTTGCCTCCTTCCCTCCTCAGCCTTCCTCTCCAAGATGCCATTAAGCAGGAGCTTGAGAATACCTTTTTAGATAAG GTTATTGCAAATTTGGGCCTGTGTATTTCAGTATATGACATCAGAAAACTTGAGGGTGGCTTTATCTTTCCTGGAGATGGTGCATCCACATACGTG GTTGAATTTAGAATGGTTGTATTTCGCCCATTTGTTGGAGAAATAATTGCTGCAAAACTTAAAGAATCTAACAAGGATGGTCTGCGCT CACATCGTTTGCCAAACCCATCCATTTATGAACGTGACCCAGGGAATAG GTATCAGGTTGTATGGTCGTGGGAATATGATTCAGAAGATAATAACAAGTTCATTATCGATGGCTTAGATGAG ATTAAGTTTCGAGTTGAAAACGTAGAGTATCCTCCAGTTCCAATTGAGCAACCTGAAAAGCCATTTGCCCCTATGGTGATTACA GGAACACTCGATGATGATGGTTTAGGCCCTGTTTCATGGTGGTGA
- the LOC110617741 gene encoding DNA-directed RNA polymerase III subunit RPC8 isoform X2: protein MFYLSLIEHTLRLPPSLLSLPLQDAIKQELENTFLDKVIANLGLCISVYDIRKLEGGFIFPGDGASTYVVEFRMVVFRPFVGEIIAAKLKESNKDGLRLSLGFFDDIYVPAHRLPNPSIYERDPGNRYQVVWSWEYDSEDNNKFIIDGLDEIKFRVENVEYPPVPIEQPEKPFAPMVITGTLDDDGLGPVSWW, encoded by the exons ATGTTCTACCTCAGTCTAATAGAGCATACTTTGCGTTTGCCTCCTTCCCTCCTCAGCCTTCCTCTCCAAGATGCCATTAAGCAGGAGCTTGAGAATACCTTTTTAGATAAG GTTATTGCAAATTTGGGCCTGTGTATTTCAGTATATGACATCAGAAAACTTGAGGGTGGCTTTATCTTTCCTGGAGATGGTGCATCCACATACGTG GTTGAATTTAGAATGGTTGTATTTCGCCCATTTGTTGGAGAAATAATTGCTGCAAAACTTAAAGAATCTAACAAGGATGGTCTGCGCT TGTCACTTGGATTTTTTGATGACATTTATGTACCAGCACATCGTTTGCCAAACCCATCCATTTATGAACGTGACCCAGGGAATAG GTATCAGGTTGTATGGTCGTGGGAATATGATTCAGAAGATAATAACAAGTTCATTATCGATGGCTTAGATGAG ATTAAGTTTCGAGTTGAAAACGTAGAGTATCCTCCAGTTCCAATTGAGCAACCTGAAAAGCCATTTGCCCCTATGGTGATTACA GGAACACTCGATGATGATGGTTTAGGCCCTGTTTCATGGTGGTGA
- the LOC110617741 gene encoding DNA-directed RNA polymerase III subunit RPC8 isoform X1, with the protein MFYLSLIEHTLRLPPSLLSLPLQDAIKQELENTFLDKVIANLGLCISVYDIRKLEGGFIFPGDGASTYVVEFRMVVFRPFVGEIIAAKLKESNKDGLRCMFNEDFTLSLGFFDDIYVPAHRLPNPSIYERDPGNRYQVVWSWEYDSEDNNKFIIDGLDEIKFRVENVEYPPVPIEQPEKPFAPMVITGTLDDDGLGPVSWW; encoded by the exons ATGTTCTACCTCAGTCTAATAGAGCATACTTTGCGTTTGCCTCCTTCCCTCCTCAGCCTTCCTCTCCAAGATGCCATTAAGCAGGAGCTTGAGAATACCTTTTTAGATAAG GTTATTGCAAATTTGGGCCTGTGTATTTCAGTATATGACATCAGAAAACTTGAGGGTGGCTTTATCTTTCCTGGAGATGGTGCATCCACATACGTG GTTGAATTTAGAATGGTTGTATTTCGCCCATTTGTTGGAGAAATAATTGCTGCAAAACTTAAAGAATCTAACAAGGATGGTCTGCGCTGTATGTTCAATGAGGACTTTACGT TGTCACTTGGATTTTTTGATGACATTTATGTACCAGCACATCGTTTGCCAAACCCATCCATTTATGAACGTGACCCAGGGAATAG GTATCAGGTTGTATGGTCGTGGGAATATGATTCAGAAGATAATAACAAGTTCATTATCGATGGCTTAGATGAG ATTAAGTTTCGAGTTGAAAACGTAGAGTATCCTCCAGTTCCAATTGAGCAACCTGAAAAGCCATTTGCCCCTATGGTGATTACA GGAACACTCGATGATGATGGTTTAGGCCCTGTTTCATGGTGGTGA
- the LOC110617741 gene encoding DNA-directed RNA polymerase III subunit RPC8 isoform X3 has product MFYLSLIEHTLRLPPSLLSLPLQDAIKQELENTFLDKVIANLGLCISVYDIRKLEGGFIFPGDGASTYVVEFRMVVFRPFVGEIIAAKLKESNKDGLRCMFNEDFTSHRLPNPSIYERDPGNRYQVVWSWEYDSEDNNKFIIDGLDEIKFRVENVEYPPVPIEQPEKPFAPMVITGTLDDDGLGPVSWW; this is encoded by the exons ATGTTCTACCTCAGTCTAATAGAGCATACTTTGCGTTTGCCTCCTTCCCTCCTCAGCCTTCCTCTCCAAGATGCCATTAAGCAGGAGCTTGAGAATACCTTTTTAGATAAG GTTATTGCAAATTTGGGCCTGTGTATTTCAGTATATGACATCAGAAAACTTGAGGGTGGCTTTATCTTTCCTGGAGATGGTGCATCCACATACGTG GTTGAATTTAGAATGGTTGTATTTCGCCCATTTGTTGGAGAAATAATTGCTGCAAAACTTAAAGAATCTAACAAGGATGGTCTGCGCTGTATGTTCAATGAGGACTTTACGT CACATCGTTTGCCAAACCCATCCATTTATGAACGTGACCCAGGGAATAG GTATCAGGTTGTATGGTCGTGGGAATATGATTCAGAAGATAATAACAAGTTCATTATCGATGGCTTAGATGAG ATTAAGTTTCGAGTTGAAAACGTAGAGTATCCTCCAGTTCCAATTGAGCAACCTGAAAAGCCATTTGCCCCTATGGTGATTACA GGAACACTCGATGATGATGGTTTAGGCCCTGTTTCATGGTGGTGA
- the LOC110619984 gene encoding F-box/LRR-repeat protein 17: MYHPNQPHISPATPGASSFSSSVDFNKPVKKQRGNYNCGRCGLPKKGHTCHLPPAATTTPTSADSSASVSTSTSRSLPPSRQQFSNLRRALSFDDIDIRCDSPEPEIDESELDLLFSGSGKLPASCMWEVLKRLPPAGLLAAARVCKGWRDTAKRLWRAAEELRLKVPTRAQLGFVGSVLQKCPGLVRLSLRMESDVEATMLACIAFSCPNLECMEISKSDTAVNRITGDELSRFVADKRCLTSLKMEGCSNLGGFVLCSSSLSTLWLSDLYSLSKTVFNCPNLKEVSLDFSSQENDNTDLVAMVDALGRSCSRLQNIHVASIRLSHAVVLALTGANLRGLRMLSLVLGTEITDASVAAIASSYSKLELLDLSGSSISDSGIGMICNVFPATLSRLLLALCPNITSSGIQFATAQLPLLELMDCGMTICDPSSQGLSSDGSGDGELQTTYQNKLHLMCQKLIIKHARLKKLSLWGCCSLDALYLNCPELNDLNLNSCRNLHSERLLLQCPRLESVHASGCQKLLIGAIQRQVNDLGATENHCPGKRLADGSKRVRVPHFLSQQPIDDDNKKRRRIVSRPCNVLVD, from the exons ATGTACCACCCCAATCAGCCTCACATCTCCCCCGCCACTCCCGGggcctcctccttctcctcatCTGTCGACTTCAACAAGCCTGTCAAGAAACAACGCGGTAACTACAACTGTGGCCGCTGTGGTCTCCCTAAAAAAGGCCACACCTGCCACCTTCCACCTGCTGCAACCACCACTCCTACTTCCGCTGACTCCTCCGCTTCCGTTTCTACTTCTACCTCGCGTTCCCTTCCGCCGTCGCGTCAGCAGTTCTCTAACCTACGTAGAGCGCTCTCATTTGACGATATTGATATCCGATGCGACTCGCCGGAGCCTGAAATTGATGAATCGGAGTTGGATCTGTTGTTTTCTGGTTCAGGGAAGTTGCCGGCGAGCTGTATGTGGGAGGTGCTAAAGAGACTCCCTCCAGCGGGGCTGTTGGCGGCTGCTAGGGTTTGCAAGGGGTGGAGGGACACGGCGAAGCGGTTATGGAGGGCGGCTGAGGAGCTCAGGCTCAAGGTTCCAACCAGAGCTCAGCTTGGATTTGTTGGATCTGTGTTGCAGAAGTGTCCTGGACTTGTTAGGCTGAGTCTTAGGATGGAAAG TGATGTTGAAGCAACAATGTTGGCTTGCATCGCGTTCTCCTGCCCTAACCTGGAGTGCATGGAGATTTCTAAATCTGATACTGCAGTCAATCGGATCACAGG TGATGAATTGAGTCGATTTGTTGCTGATAAGCGTTGCCTTACAAGTCTTAAGATGGAAGGATGTTCTAATCTAGGAGGTTTTGTCCTCTGTTCATCAAGTCTGTCCACGCTTTGGCTTTCAGATCTGTATTCTTTGTCTAAGACG GTCTTCAACTGTCCCAATTTAAAAGAGGTGTCCTTAGATTTTTCTTCCCAAGAAAATGATAATACTGACCTTGTTGCAATGGTTGATGCTTTGGGAAGAAGTTGCTCTAGATTACAAAATATACACGTTGCATCTATTCGACTTTCTCATGCTGTTGTGCTTGCTCTTACAGGTGCAAACTTAAG GGGGCTTCGAATGCTTTCACTTGTTCTTGGAACTGAAATCACTGATGCATCTGTTGCTGCCATCGCATCAAGCTATTCAAAATTAGAATTGCTTGATCTAAGCGG GTCTAGCATCAGTGATAGTGGTATTGGTATGATCTGCAATGTGTTCCCGGCAACGCTGTCCAGATTGCTTCTTGCTCTTTGTCCAAACATAACCTCAA GTGGGATTCAATTTGCTACAGCTCAATTACCACTTCTGGAGCTTATGGACTGTGGAATGACCATATGTGACCCAAGTTCCCAGGGTCTAAGCTCTGATGGAAGCGGAGATGGAGAGTTGCAGACAACATATCAGAACAAATTACACCTCATGTGCCAGAAGCTCATTATAAAACATGCGCGGTTGAAAAAGCTCAGCTTATGGGGTTGTTGCAGCTTAGAT GCTCTGTATTTAAATTGCCCAGAACTTAATGATCTGAATTTAAACTCTTGTAGAAACTTGCATTCAG AAAGATTGCTTCTTCAGTGCCCCCGTCTGGAAAGTGTGCATGCCTCAGGCTGTCAAAAATTGTTGATTGGAGCAATTCAACGCCAG